The following are encoded in a window of Diorhabda sublineata isolate icDioSubl1.1 chromosome 5, icDioSubl1.1, whole genome shotgun sequence genomic DNA:
- the LOC130443962 gene encoding regulator of nonsense transcripts 1-like yields the protein MFHQNQSTVNSSNEIMQNSNLSNTAQQVLNQNFNSEQLNQNSQAITQENQQHNVHLQPNTIPNIEQQGVQNQNIVSSSTTIQPNNQQVQENVPNIQRPISNQPYIYQAYQNVIPSQQHYQQTNPIQQSQSEYAVRPNQTHQNYQLQPNQSQQNYQLQPHQNYQHQPMLSQHNIPNHLQVYQNHQVPNSNTIQQVEVPKSTPFAKMDQGDHAMYGNNVNQLGHTVNQAGDYTLQQNQIQNQEPEKELRKRRVPSAAELFKTNNTEQLVTPSRTKAKRFYNKLIQPSECELTYGYPPQINESRMSFIRQRT from the exons ATGTTTCACCAAAATCAGTCTACTGTGAATTCATCAAATGAGATCATGCAAAACTCAAATCTATCAAATACAGCTCAACaggttttaaatcaaaacttcAATAGTGAACAGCTCAATCAGAACTCTCAAGCAATAACACAAGAAAACCAACAACACAATGTTCATCTTCAACCGAACACTATTCCTAATATAGAACAACAAGGtgttcaaaatcaaaatattgtatcatCATCAACTACAATTCAACCCAATAATCAACAAGTCCAAGAAAATGTACCCAACATCCAACGCCCAATTTCAAATCAACCTTATATTTATCAGGCATACCAGAATGTCATTCCGTCTCAACAGCATTACCAACAAACGAATCCAATACAACAAAGCCAATCGGAGTATGCTGTTCGACCAAATCAAACTCATCAAAATTATCAGCTTCAACCTAATCAAAGTCAGCAAAATTACCAGCTTCAACCGCATCAAAACTACCAGCATCAACCGATGCTATCACAACACAATATTCCGAATCATTTGCAAGTTTATCAAAATCATCAAGTACCTAATTCTAATACAATCCAACAAGTGGAAGTGCCTAAAAGCACGCCTTTTGCTAAAATGGATCAAGGTGATCATGCTATGTATGGAAACAATGTAAATCAATTAG GACATACAGTTAATCAAGCTGGAGATTATACACTTCAACAAAACCAAATTCAAAATCAAGAACCTGAGAAGGAATTGCGAAAACGTAGAGTGCCATCTGCTGCCGAActgttcaaaacaaataatacgGAACAGTTAGTTACACCGTCGAGAACAAAAGCAAAACGGTTTTATAATAA GTTAATACAACCTTCTGAATGCGAACTTACATACGGATATCCGCCTCAAATAAATGA gtCTCGAATGTCCTTTATCCGACAACGCACCTAG